In Triticum urartu cultivar G1812 chromosome 6, Tu2.1, whole genome shotgun sequence, the following proteins share a genomic window:
- the LOC125514157 gene encoding non-specific lipid transfer protein GPI-anchored 13-like → MGSRVFLAAAVVAVAVAAAGADVAADRAECSDKLVALATCLTFVQGQGQAPTPDCCGGLKTVLQTSPKCLCVLVKDRDDPGLDLKLNVTRALGLPAACGAPANISDCPRLLNLPPNSKDAEVFEQFAKQQAAQSSPSGASSAPSTGAQKNAAARMRWLGVGGVGVAARAAPLLFFAVPFLLLLR, encoded by the exons ATGGGATCGAGAGTCTTTCTCGCCGCGGCCGTGGTGGCCGTggccgtggcggcggcgggggcggacGTGGCGGCGGACCGGGCGGAGTGCTCGGACAAGCTGGTGGCGCTGGCGACGTGCCTGACGTTCGTGCAGGGGCAGGGGCAGGCGCCGACGCCGGACTGCTGCGGGGGGCTGAAGACGGTGCTGCAGACCAGCCCCAAGTGCCTGTGCGTGCTCGTCAAGGACCGCGACGACCCCGGTCTGGACTTGAAGCTCAACGTCACCAGGGCGCTCGGCCTCCCCGCCGCCTGCGGCGCGCCCGCCAACATCTCCGACTGCCCAA GGCTACTGAACCTGCCGCCCAATTCCAAGGACGCGGAGGTCTTCGAGCAGTTTGCCAAGCAGCAGGCAGCCCAGAGCAGCCCAA GTGGCGCGTCGAGTGCGCCGAGCACGGGCGCACAGAAGAACGCGGCGGCGAGGATGAGGTGGTTGGGAGTGGGCGGAGTTGGTGTGGCCGCACGCGCAGCGCCGCTCCTCTTCTTCGCCGTGCCTTTCTTGCTCCTTCTGCGCTAA
- the LOC125514158 gene encoding histone H4: protein MSGRGKGGKGLGKGGAKRHRKVLRDNIQGITKPAIRRLARRGGVKRISGLIYEETRGVLKIFLENVIRDAVTYTEHARRKTVTAMDVVYALKRQGRTLYGFGG from the coding sequence GGCTCGGCAAGGGCGGCGCCAAGCGCCACCGGAAGGTGCTCCGCGACAACATCCAgggcatcaccaagccggcgatCCGGAGGCTGGCGAGGAGGGGCGGCGTGAAGCGCATCTCGGGGCTCATCTACGAGGAGACCCGCGGCGTCCTCAAGATCTTCCTCGAGAACGTCATCCGCGACGCCGTCACCTACACCGAGCACGCCCGCCGCAAGACCGTCACCGCCATGGACGTCGTCTACGCCCTCAAGCGCCAGGGTCGCACCCTCTACGGCTTCGGCGGCTGA